In Rutidosis leptorrhynchoides isolate AG116_Rl617_1_P2 chromosome 2, CSIRO_AGI_Rlap_v1, whole genome shotgun sequence, one genomic interval encodes:
- the LOC139891231 gene encoding uncharacterized protein codes for MEADNTSGNLPGSNDSPPQFRHHHDHTTTCVNCGGTTAFPPPPTWSESSPPPVYRPIRAPAVNLPPNHNTQQTIIMTPVPQAQKVNPVSPPYHFQTPTKMIHSEDDIRRFRDSDTCKNYLGFIVCLSESICGHKISDPCHTSPTITCIVSILQTLTQFVDEIPPLQQSARYGNLAYRDWHNRMTENADSFMLQFLPPDLHSATVELTPYFTDSFGNSSRIDYGTGHETNFAAWLYCLARLEIIKEEDYPAVVSRVFVKYLELMRKLQLVYSLEPAGSHGVWGLDDYHFLPFIFGASQLVDHKYMKPKSIHNDDILENFANEYMYLQCIAFVKKVKKGPFPEHSPLLDDISGVPNWKKVNSGLLKMYKVEVMEKVPIMQHFLFGWLIKWVEDEA; via the exons ATGGAAGCTGATAACACTAGCGGCAACCTTCCCGGATCCAATGACTCACCACCCCAATTCCGCCACCACCACGACCACACCACCACCTGTGTCAACTGTGGTGGCACCACCGCTTTCCCGCCACCGCCAACATGGTCCGAATCCTCTCCTCCGCCAGTCTACCGCCCCATTCGTGCCCCCGCAGTCAATCTCCCTCCCAACCATAACACCCAACAAACCATCATCATGACACCAGTTCCTCAAGCACAAAAAGTCAATCCCGTCTCCCCACCTTACCACTTCCAAACTCCAACTAAAATGATCCATTCCGAGGACGATATCCGCCGTTTTCGTGACTCCGATACTTGCAAAAACTATCTCGGCTTTATTGTATGCCTATCTGAATCCATTTGTGGCCATAAGATTTCAGATCCTTGTCATACGTCTCCTACCATCACCTGCATCGTTTCAATCctacaaaccctaactcaatttgTAGACGAAATCCCGCCTCTCCAACAATCTGCTCGATACGGTAACCTCGCCTATCGGGATTGGCACAACCGTATGACTGAAAATGCCGATTCGTTTATGTTACAGTTTCTACCCCCGGATCTTCATTCTGCTACTGTTGAGCTTACCCCTTACTTTACAGATAGTTTTGGGAATTCAAGTCGAATAGATTACGGGACTGGTCACGAAACAAATTTTGCTGCTTGGTTGTATTGTCTTGCAAGATTGGAAATCATTAAAGAAGAGGATTATCCAGCTGTTGTGTCTCGGGTTTTCGTTAAATACCTTGAATTAATGAGGAAATTGCAGCTGGTTTATTCATTGGAGCCTGCGGGGTCACATGGGGTTTGGGGACTCGATGACTATCATTTTCTGCCTTTCATATTTGGGGCCTCACAGTTAGTTGATCACAAATATATGAAGCCTAAGtctattcataatgatgatatacTTGAGAACTTTGCAAACGAGTATATGTATTTGCAGTGTATTGCATTTGTAAAGAAGGTTAAGAAGGGCCCGTTTCCAGAGCACTCACCTTTGTTGGATGATATTAGTGGCGTACCGAATTGGAAGAAGGTGAACAGCGGGTTGCTAAAAATGTATAAGGTGGAGGTCATGGAGAAAGTTCCTATTATGCAGCATTTCCTTTTTGGCTGGCTCATCAAATG GGTCGAGGATGAAGCTTGA
- the LOC139891229 gene encoding uncharacterized protein, producing MRHFNKAWELIEETHKTHPSLISLKSMSIMISRIAKFHSFDETLEAFEKLEDKLSDNKQFGTDEFNLLLQAFCTQRQMKEAKSVFNKFYNQFSPTTKTMNILLLGFKESGDVTSVELFYHEMIRRGFKPDIVTYNIRIDSYCKRGHLLNGLKLLEEMEQANCLPTLRTITTLIHGAGIAQNVTKAQELFDDIPKRNLVPDSAVYNALINAFIRSGNVNSAARLMEEMEANNLLHDNVTFHTMFLGLMKSSGIEGVLQLFHKMISKNFVPKTPTVVMLMKLLCKNSKVDEALSFCNYLIERGYCPHNHAMDILLSSLCKHGRVEDAFECSVQILEKGRHLSNISVRVLERCLMKMGDNDKLTRVDQLIKKLQTSLPASKGHAIGVSSLN from the coding sequence ATGCGTCATTTTAATAAGGCTTGGGAGTTGATAGAAGAAACTCATAAAACACACCCTTCGTTGATTAGTCTCAAATCAATGAGCATCATGATATCAAGAATTGCAAAGTTTCATTCTTTTGATGAAACCCTTGAAGCTTTTGAGAAGCTGGAGGATAAACTATCTGATAACAAGCAATTTGGTACTGATGAATTTAATCTACTGCTTCAAGCATTTTGCACTCAAAGGCAAATGAAGGAAGCTAAATCAGTATTTAACAAGTTCTATAATCAATTCTCGCCGACCACCAAAACAATGAATATTTTGCTTTTGGGATTTAAAGAATCTGGGGATGTTACTTCTGTAGAACTTTTCTACCATGAGATGATTCGAAGAGGTTTTAAGCCTGATATTGTGACTTACAATATCAGAATTGATTCTTACTGCAAAAGGGGTCATTTATTAAACGGGTTAAAGCTTCTAGAAGAAATGGAACAGGCGAACTGCCTACCAACATTACGAACTATAACCACTTTGATTCATGGGGCGGGGATCGCGCAAAACGTAACCAAGGCACAAGAACTTTTTGATGACATACCTAAGAGAAATTTAGTTCCAGATTCTGCTGTCTACAACGCGTTAATAAACGCTTTCATCAGGTCGGGAAATGTGAATTCTGCAGCTAGATTAATGGAAGAAATGGAAGCGAATAATCTTCTTCATGATAATGTTACATTTCATACAATGTTCTTAGGgttgatgaaatcaagtggaatcGAAGGTGTTCTCCAGCTTTTTCACAAGATGATTAGTAAAAATTTTGTGCCAAAAACGCCAACAGTAGTAATGTTAATGAAACTTTTATGCAAAAACAGTAAAGTTGATGAAGCCTTAAGTTTTTGTAATTACTTAATTGAGAGAGGGTATTGTCCACATAATCATGCCATGGACATTTTATTGAGTAGCTTGTGTAAACATGGTAGGGTAGAAGATGCTTTTGAGTGCTCTGTACAGATTCTTGAAAAAGGGAGGCATTTAAGTAACATTAGTGTTCGTGTTCTAGAGAGGTGCTTAATGAAGATGGGTGATAATGATAAGTTAACGAGGGTCGACCAGTTAATCAAGAAACTACAAACTAGTTTACCTGCATCAAAAGGGCATGCTATTGGTGTTTCTAGCCTCAATTAG